In Mytilus edulis chromosome 3, xbMytEdul2.2, whole genome shotgun sequence, the genomic window aaaatattttgttgctGCTTTAACCAAGTCCATATGCTTTTGACAAATCTAAATATGAGACATTGGGTTCATTTTAGGCTAAATGTGTCATTGATAAAAGGTATTCCTTTGATTCCATTTTAAGAGTagttacataaataaggccattagttttcttgtttgaattgttttacattgttatttcagggtcttttataggTGACCAAGCGGTATGgcctttgctcatttttgaaggccgtacagtgacttatagttgttaatgtctgtgtcattttagtctcttgtggagagttgtctcattggcaatcataccacatcttcttttttatattaacatctaactttgtaaaaaaaatatttctaacacTTTAGTTTTGTTCATTAACATCTTCCATTAAATGTAGTGTTGtcaaataaaactatttattgatttcatacaaatttatatcaaatctatcaaaattgaaaaaaaagtccggttaacaggttagcgtttttggtattcggtattcggtcgttgacaacactaattaaATGCCAAAGGCAAAGGGCAGTTCAACATAATTCTTTTGCaacatttatttcttatttaattgTATAAACTGGATATgaatataatggtttacttttacaaattgtgactttgacggaaggttgtcacattggcactacTAACACAACTTCTTACATCTATGAAAATGCCTTACTTCAAAGGAAAACCGGTAAATGGTTGATCTTTCAAATCTGAAGTCTGATAAAATCCAAACTCTGTACATGTCTGGTACATCCACTGACGTCCTGAAAAGAGGCAAAAgtgagaataaataaataaaatattgtaggACAGGCAGTAATGACATTCACAAATTTCCAATCCCCAACGTTAAACACAATTAGCACATATTGTCTTTGCAATATTAATTGCAGCCAAAATAAAtggaaggctattttatttcattttcatactCATTATACAACAtgccaaatatttattttaaaactagtTTGAAGTCATTTGTTAAAgtaatttcaaatacaaaaaattttaatatctaaaaaaaaaattgtaactgtATATTTTCTCACCAGAATATAAACAATATGCAATTTAAACACTTGTCCTCAACAGGAGCGTTTCAGGGGTTAATAAAGCATCAAATTGTATTCTAAAATTTTTGGATCAGAATTCTTTTTTCCCTCATATACCCCAAAATTCAATTGCCATACTGGTTGATAAAAGGATAATACATCAAATAGTCATTTCTTAAAGTAGGCCCTGTAAGTAAGTTAAAAGCAGGGCTTTCAGAGAACAAGAAGatgtgaatgaaaaaaaaacttatgccAAATATGGTGTGCCAAAGCTTATATGACCTTACTATTggtaaattaaaatgtaaaagatgagcaaaaaaatcagtataaaaaaatttataattttaaatagaaaaagtTATACACATATGTGTTTCTTACCGCCTTCCGCAGCACTGCTGTTCCAATCAGTTTTGGTTAGATCATCTATcatatttttgtaagaaaaatccATACATTTTTCTGAATATGTAGTCAACATCAAAGTGTTAACAGCTGCATATCTATTAATAGGATCACCACGGCCAACATCTTCCATTATGTTACACAATGTATCAACAGTTATATTGGTCCCAACTGCACCCTGTAAACATAGTAAAATCTTAATATTACAAAGAATATCTACTGTGTTTATTGCTTTTTCTACATACATGACATGTGGATAAAAAACTATGTCCTTATTAAAGCTGCACAGAACAATTTCAagtttgaagagaaaaaaaaagtggcGTTTGAGTGttcttttttgaatttacagttacAATGGCCATATCAATTGATTAGTGAAAGCACCTATCAACTTGAAATTGATTAGGTTTGGAATTCtgtttttagaaagaaaaaaaaatcaaaatctttaaaaatgttacCCGAAATGGAGGTTAATTTAACAAGCTATAATGTGcaaatcaatatatatgtaggactcaaatctatggcgggttccaaattTATGGCAGATTCccaatctatggcaaatgtgacgtcatgccatcccCAATCTATGGCAAATATGACGTCATGCCATCCccaatctatggcagatttttgttttctccaaatccaTGGCAGATCTTTAAATTGCGTCACAATGGAATAACGCAAAATTACATGGTCGCCGCCACAAACTATTGTGAAGCTCATAGATTTGAACACGATTCCAGATGAAGGTAATATCCTGGACAACAATTTGCAGATGGTTTAAAGGAAGATGTGACCTATTATTCGGAAGAGGGTCCAAATGTGCTGTACCAGCCAAAACCCGCGACGAACAAGCTAGGGCACCACTTTTTCAGTACTGGATTATTAAAAAAGGAGTTATAGTAAATATTTTACTATCTTCAGTTGGAAAAGTTTATTAATTAAGTGATAGATAAAATTAACGGATATCtatttgattaaattttgtcaacaaataaaaaaaatgtattaacgataaaataatatttttgaaaattcacaatttttttttgttaagggACTTACTAGTTGGTCTAAGGAATGGGTTAATTAATTATAAGTACCAtgattacatatatttttttaatttttacggGGCACAACATTTCAAGCCTGAAGTCTGTATTGAGGAATTccatcatttacaaaaaaaaattggttaacatcacgatttggttgaccattatttcacaaatgtttatagacatgTCGTACATTTCCACTGGTTTCACGGAAATCATTGATCATATATGTActgcattgttttccatttgctcaaaatttgccatagatttggaaacaacaaaaatccgTCATAGATAAGGAAACTgtaaaacttgccatagattaggattgtaaaaaatctgccatagatttgggatggcatgacgtcacatttaccatagattagaaatctgccatagatttggaacccaccatagatttgagtcctacatatatatatatattcagacaACAAACAGGTTGTTACATTTTGATATGAGTAAAAACTGGAAAGAGTAAATGTTTTTCACTAAACTGCCACCAAATATTTATggattatatttttgaaaatgacagAGTAAACACAAGATTAGGACAGTATCAAGATGCTTTAGAACAATGTTATCccatattgatatataatttttttaatgttgaggGGTATATACACCCTTTTTTTAGATAAGAAAAAAAGCATCCTGTTTtgcataaaattataaaaaagatgcCTCactaaagttattatttttttgctATTACCTCTATTTCCATAAACACTGCATggtaattaaaagaaaaatataatggtaaataaattattattttaatttttaggaAGTGAAACAAACCTCAAAAGCCCTGTTATCTTTATTGTACTGTACAACACCTTCAAAGTTACCAGCCAAATTAGAGTAAAAGTTAGCTACATCCTTGGTGTTAGCAATATCAATATCATCACACAACCTACAAAATATCAAACTTCTTCTAAAAAACTGAGAACAAAAGAAACATGTGGAGTCGCACAGGTGTTAAGAaagtaaatgatatattttatctaaccaaaataatatgagataaaattgaaaaaaaattctggCCAAATTTGGCTTAAAATGAATAAAGAAATGTGATTTTTTCATTATGGACTACTGTAATGCTGTCAATATAGAAGGACATATTATAGTCCTATAGCTGTATATATCCAGAAAAGATCTGACAGTTGGTTTGTTCAAAAGTATGTTCAATCAGAATCTAGAACAGCATTTGGCAATGAATTCCTTAATGAAGGTTCTTAGCTACATTACCCTTTTCAAGCCTTGCAATCATCTCAAGGCATTTCAAacgagattattttttttaaagtatgaaaaagtcaataaaaagGGCTGACTATTGCTAACACAACTGCTCACACTTATTTTTTAAGTCAGGTAAGATGAACAAAATTCAAATACTTTGGCTGCATCAGCAAAACATTGACACAATgacataaaatgaaatacaaacttGAATAGTTTTTTCAGTTGCTTTCTTCCTGAGTCTGTCTGAAGCAGTTTGCCAactgtcatgtgtgctgtttgaACCATCTTATTACACATTGGACCAGTTGTGTCTAAGGCTTTAGATACTACATCTAAATATTCTGCAAAAACACAAGCTAAATTACATAGATCAATTGATTGAAATCACTGGTACATAGATTGCAAtggttttgtatatattttaacattttttaagtcTTTCATTAAGGTATGGTGGTGGGGAAAATCTAGATTTACCATTATTGCATATAGCTGCATAATTTAACCGTAGTTCTTTAGAAAGATATCAATTTTTCTTTAGAAAGATATCAATTTTTCCGTAAAATGTGATTCTGATAATTCTCataacaatttcttttaaattgcaCTTTAATATGTTTCATCATATCTAGTTAATATTTTCATTTCCATAATCTTATTATGATGGTTTTATTCTATTGTACAAAGaccagaaagaaaaaaattataaggcaaTATCTCATAATAAACATTTCTGTATTACAAGATAATTTATTAAGTTTGCTCAGGTTGCATTTTTCCTTATTATTTTTAGCTGTTCACTTAACTCTTGGACCTAAATTACAGATGAGAATGGCaatgattttacatgtaaaatagACCATGTAGTAGACTAGACTTTATTTTTTGTAgtataaaaatttatttgttttctttcctTAAAAAAATCAATCTTATTTATAAATCCACTTCATATGAAAGTTAAGCTATTTTCTTACCAACAAAATTTAGAACAGCATTTATTGGAGCACTAGTTGCAACTGCACCATTGACTAAATGTGGATATTTTACTCTAAACCAGGCAGACAGGGAACCTgaaatatacaaatatcaatctatgatcacaataatttctttatttgttttcacTTTCACTGCACTGGATAGTATCATTTCAATGGGGAAAACTATTCATTGCCAGCtcacatatataaatgtttttctgttacaaatcatgatgtattgttttatgtgtacatgttatgctgcccatcaaaggcccttgattggaataataaatattcttattcttattcttattatgCATCCtgttaaaaatcttgaaaaattttaccagtttttttttttttgttttgttcattatcTATACAACCATTAATACAGAATtagtaaaaaattaaatgaacaaaTTGTAATTTCTTATAAGTTATCTCAAAAATTTTTGTGATGGAACCTATGGTTGTCTAAAGTATGTATCGTTTCTGTATTTGACTGAAAATGTATGTTGTAGGCCTAACTTTCCTTTTGTTTCATTCTCATGTTTGTTTGTGTAGTGATTGCATGTTCAGAATTGTACTAATACAACTTGTTAGTTTTTGTGATACCTATTCATCACaactttttcaaaataacaaaaaatacaaaaacttttcctttgttatatttttccttttacaaaattctACAACATTTTATATACACTATCATGTTATTATGTTACCAGTATAGGATGTCGACTGAAGATTATTTTCCTAAGAATTGCAGAACAAAATAATACAGAATCTGAAGACTTAACCTGGATAAGATCCACCAAATGTAATAAGCTTGTTATGATACAGTTGATATTTATCTCTGGCATATCTTATAAAAAAGGCTAAATCTGCTAAGGCCTGTTCACTGCTGAGGTAATGCAGGTTCTCTACACTTGTATCTCTGAAATAATACACTACTGTTTattaatcatttgatatttaTCATTCAAAAAATGTATGTAGAAAACCACTTCAATGATTTTTAAATAATacttaatattcaaaataatctattttattgtttaatctAATCCTATTACAATGAATAATGTTTTAATTAAAGTTACCATTAAtagaaaaatatacaaacagtTCACTTACATTGTAACATtcagcaatgaaccgtgaaaatgaggtcaaggtcagacaaaacctgtgagactgacatgtacatcatacaatatttccatataccaaatatagttgacctattgcaaaaATGATatgtattagaaaaaaacaaaaacttcaaaaacttaactttgaccactgaaccatgaaaatgaggtcaaggtcagatgacaactaccagttagacatgtacatcttaaaatcattatatatatcaaatatagtagacctattgcatgtatcacagtataagaaaaacagacaaaaacacaaaaacttaattaaaaccgcttaatcatgaaaatgaggtcaaggtcagatgacaacttccagttggacatgtacatcttacagtacttccatacaacaaatatactagacctaatgctgatagtatctgagatataaacttgaccaccaaaacttaactttgatcactgaacatgaaatgaggttgaggtcaagtgaaaactgtctgacagacattaggaacttgcaaggtacacacatactaaatatagttatcctattactctgACTCatagagagaaattaacattacaaaaaatctttactATTTTTCAAGTactggtcactgaaccatgaaaatgaagtcaatgacaatggacatgtgacagacagaaacttggtaacatgaggcatcgatatacaaagtatgaagcagcaaggtcttccaccttcttaaatataaagcttttaagaagttagctaaagcCTCTATCAATGTAtgctatccctatgttgagctttctacGACAAAAATCATAGGCTCATCAAAAACTGACAATTATATGAGGAACTTACTCAGTAGGATGACTTTTACCATAATATCTGTGCTCTAACTGGAAACACATTGCATTATAAGTTTTGGCATATTCTATCCACATCCCTTCCACCATCCAGACGGGACTTGCTGTACCCTCACCTCCAATCATAATAAAAATTGGACCACCATCTTTGTAAAAGGTATCATTTacaaaatatctctgtaaatatcatgaatattaaaaATTAGCATAAGCATGATAAAGAAAAAGTAAGAGTAAAAGGAGCGCTCGAGAGAGAAAAGTTCTGAAAACAAAATGGATGTCAAACACAAACAATGGtttgaataaaatagtatttcttttaattatatattaatatatcatataatatagaTGTAAATGCAGATTAAAGTTTACCATTTAAATTTTACAACCCTTTCATTTATGGACATTTTTTACCATTGTACATGATGTATTTAATTTAGTGCAGGAAGTGAACTTTTCAACATTACAGATTTCAATTTGGTTTCCATAACATCAGATTCAGACTTGAAGTTCATAATTATAAGCGTTGTAATTTCGTACAGTTAAACAAGAATCATTAACTATAGCTAAATAATTTAACAGTTTAAAAGATATATTTCAGAGTGTACACCAAATCAATGGCTTTCTAAAATTCTGATCAGAATGCATACAGCCAATACAGTGGGTCTCATTGGCATACATGTGATGGACTGTGAAACTCAGATcaggagatttggaaattttggtcaggagattaggactcagatcaggaggtttttcatcgacataaattttgtcgtTAATGTAACCGtatgatgtagaaattgtgttttttcttcaattttcatcaaattgtaaTATGTTTATAGTACCCTAATTgcctttctatttgaataaaaataaaatattaagaataatctgtttcttgttttgttttgttttcgataattgattgttcactgcttgcaaataaatcattatatttatttatctgtATGTCTCCATCTCCTTATCATTGGTAActgtatagacaaataagaaagaaatacatgtatgctatacatgtatatttgcaacatgataaattaattagaaaaataacaaacactAACAATAGTACTGCATGGTTTTTAAGCATTATGAAAgtcatatttctaaaaaaaacttaaagacTCACACAGTGTAAAATGTCTTGCTACATGTATCTTTAGCTTAATCAATAAAATCTTAAATACTGACATAAACAATTCTCGATCCCAAGGTTTTCATAGGAACTAAACTCACTAGGATTTTTATTCAGTCTTCTTTTTTTCTACATACAATGGCAGAAGTCCTGAAGGTTTCAAATAGACTTaatatataaacttcaatttaatccttgaaaagaagtctagattgctaaaataattta contains:
- the LOC139516823 gene encoding putative serine protease K12H4.7, whose translation is MVDVPKVLPVTLFLAFVLSLSVNAGIPKLLRGRPKGGMLGVPKWNGKKEELPPDMWLKQKLDHFDNADTSYWEQRYFVNDTFYKDGGPIFIMIGGEGTASPVWMVEGMWIEYAKTYNAMCFQLEHRYYGKSHPTEDTSVENLHYLSSEQALADLAFFIRYARDKYQLYHNKLITFGGSYPGSLSAWFRVKYPHLVNGAVATSAPINAVLNFVEYLDVVSKALDTTGPMCNKMVQTAHMTVGKLLQTDSGRKQLKKLFKLCDDIDIANTKDVANFYSNLAGNFEGVVQYNKDNRAFEGAVGTNITVDTLCNIMEDVGRGDPINRYAAVNTLMLTTYSEKCMDFSYKNMIDDLTKTDWNSSAAEGGRQWMYQTCTEFGFYQTSDLKDQPFTGFPLNFSIQQCIDIFGAKFNADLIQKGINRTNTNYGAYAMKPTKIVFPNGSIDPWHALSFTTTSADQNFTTIYIDGTAHCANMYPSTPADPPQLTESRKTINTLIGQWLTT